TGTCTCGTTAGTTCACAAAATATTATCCCAAAggtcttggggatcatcaaaAGCTTTTTTGGCGAATGAGAGATGAGcctttgtggggttttttggtcagcaggttTTCTCCTTGGAACTTGGAACTaacactgaccttaactgagagaagtgaggcctgcagttctttagatgtcgTTCTGGGTTCTTTTAGGGTTCTGGAGTCCACTACAATGAGTCGCTGAtgtgctcttggagtaattttagTAGGCTGGCCACTCCAGGGAGgcttcaccactgttccaagtgttctccatttgtggataatgatctcactgtggttcactggcactccaaagccttagaaattgctttgtaaccctttccagactgatagatgtcaatgtGTTGGCTTTTGAGGTCTTTTAGCCTTCTTCACTTTATTGACAGGATCTATTTAAATGATCTCTTGATTCCGGGTTTGGATAGCTTTTAACGAGTGAAATTACCATCTGAAAACTGCACTTTGTGCTTACTCTGGTTGTCTTTGTATAATATTCACGCTTTACTGATCTGAGATATTTAAGTTTAACAAATATCCAAAcaactaagaaatcaggaagggggtaAATTCTTTTTGATGACACTGTAAGTATATGTACAATACATTAATggtaaataaatacagaagtCCTTTGGATATGTTGAGTTTCCTACCTGTGGTGTAAGGCTCACTGTTGTTCTGACCGCAGTTCTTCATTTTGACAGGCGACAGGCAGAGGGGCTTGACCACCTTGTGAGTGCCCTCACACCAGTATGAGGTGCAGAGAGCCAGGATGGAGAGGGCCAGAGCCAAAGAGGTCAAGGTGAGGGAGAGCAGGGAGCGAGAGCGACGGGACATGCGTTCCAGCATGGCCACGCGGGAGAAGATGGAGGTACGGGTGGggtcagaaagagagagaggaaggtcAAAGTGAGATAAACAGGGGGCAGAACAGGACAAGGCACATGGGAATAGCAGGACAGAAGGTATGAAAACAGCCACAGATGGAGCTGAGAGGGTGGGACAGATGCTTTGTGGGGGTTTTAAGAGGTTATGGGCGGCcaggtttaaaaagaaaacaaataaaaacgtgatgtaacagtaaagaaagaagaTAAGAAAACAGATGAGGAACGATACTGTAAAGTCAGTGGGATTAACAGAAAGGAAgataaagaaagagagagagcagggaGCACGACAAGATGCTCTGATGTTGATACACGTGGGAAAGAGGGACAGAAGGAATGAAAAAATGAACAAGAGGAGATTTAGGTGGATGATTTGGGCACAGTGGGAGAGAACCAAGGGATTCCAGGATATTACTCTTTGTTGCCCTGACTTCTTCAGTATGAGGAGCTATTGATTCCTGTGGGAACAGATACAGACATGCATCCTCTGAAATCAACACTCAAAGCCCCCTTTTTTCTGTATTAGATCAATTCAGCTGTATCAAAAAAGCATTTACAAATATCAGAATTTTTTGATAAAACTTGTACATCGAAAGAGGACATCAAATACATTCCTGAACTTAATACTTtgcaaaaaaaagttaaatgaaATTGTGAGCAAGTgagcataaaaaagaaaacagaggctAAAAGGAAAGTGCCCATATAATGAAATCTAGCTTTACACTGTCAATCACTGCCTGAAGTCACATAAGTCCTCCAGCTGTTTAAAGGCGGGTTGTGGAAGGCTGAGTAATGTGTACTTTCCTGTGACCCCGGCTAACATCTCCGTGCTTCCTGATTAACACACTCAGCCCCGAGCCTGCCGCTCATTATGAACTGTGGGCCTTAAGTGGAAGGCCCGATGTAGGGGAGCAAAACACTAGATTACTTTTTTGATGAAATTATAGATAAGCCAGAGATCTAAATGAAATTTTTTACACGTAATCCCTGGAAATCTGCTTTAATCTGTTTTTGTTAGGTGTGTTTTAGTGTGAAGTACACTTTGACCATGTCTGCTGCCAATCTTTCTCTCATGCAATGTCCCCCTGTCAGCTCAAAGCCcctgaaacacaacacagattAAATCAGGTGTATTTTGCACATCACTCATCCCTTAGCATGGTTTCTGTCATCTGTACTGCTGAAAATAAAACTCCATCAGTATGGTAATATGCTTAATGACCAGTGGAGCGTTACTGAGGCAGTTAAAGCCAATGCTCAGCAGAGATAAGGCTTTCCTAAATACTTGCATTGCATTTACTCTCAGATGTACATTATGTCCTTTCAGAAGTGCATGTTTTAGGCACTGTTCATTTAGATTACCGCTCAGTGCGTCACACCATCACAGAGATGTCAGTTTAATTAATTCAGCACTGAAACAATTACCCCACAAAACACCTTGATAATCTACATGAAAGTCTACCTCTGCATATTACTGATGGTTTAACAGCAACCAGTGACCAAGTATTGATATTTATAAGATAATGTTTGAAATGGTTACTCTTAGCATGAACCTTACCATGTCGACTGTTGCTAagacaataaatattttcagcCTTTACACGTCAGTAACTAGCTGATGCATCATTTCCCAGTTTGCTCAACTTTTGCAGACGTCGGTCCAAAATAAGTTCAGTTTTCATTCATGAATGACAAATTTAATTGAACACTCAGTGTAATAACGAGGTTTTTTTGGTATGTTTAAATATTagagaaattatgtttttgcaAATGCTGATGAAGAATCCACAAATGACTTCAgaacaaattatttttaaataattaaaatacctACCAGACTTTGTTCTCGCCCTCTGTAGTCTTTCATGTCCATCATGAAGTAACTACCATGGTAAAACATATTTCACTGCCTTTCACTGCCACTCTAGTGTGGTTTTTCTCTGCCTTCTTCATAAGCCCTTAATCAAAAAGCTCCTTCACAACTTTAGTTCAGCTGCTCCATCTTGAATACCCTCTCTGTTGCTACTCTCTTCATCTTTTCTCTGTGCGTCAGTTTTCCTCCTCCAGTATGAGCATCAGTGGCCCTTACCTCTCCAGCTGCAAGCCCCGTGTAATCCTCCTGCGATGGAGATGCGAACCGATGGAGTGACTGCATGTCTCTCTCCAAGCCACTCTACTCCCTTTACTGTCTTTCTTGGGAATTTATGACACAAACCCATCCTGAATCATGTAATCCCTCTAAGTCCATCTGTTACTATAGTGCCCCCTCTCTTCCTGTGTCTGTCCCTTTTCAGCGGTGGCCTTCTCTAACCCTCCCTAAACTTTAATCAGCAGTTTAAGTTCCACTGCATTAcagctctattttatttttttattaacattatAGTACCTTATATACATTTCCCCAGATAAGCaacagcacaaaaaacaaaaacagtgtcaAGACTTTATGATGTGTCAcaataatttatttacagtgtatttacaaaaaaaccTGTAAGACAGTAAACGGCAAAGGGGAAAAACAACACTGTGTTGTCATGTTTGTGAAGTTAAGGATGGGGATAGGAGGGAAAATGTACTTGTAGAAAGCAGCTAACCCCAGGCTTGAGATTTACAATAATGTAGAACCAGCTTGCCATCACTTCCAAAACACtgaaagacaaagaggaagacaaaAAGATAGGAATACAGACGTTAGAGTTAAACTGTCACACACGGGAGTGAGCTGTCAACAAAGTCTAAAATCAGTGTTAACTGCTGTTATGACATCAGAAAGGACCTTTTAACTAGATATTGATCTGTCAGTGAGAGCAGAGAGGTGATCGGCTAACCACTGATCTAGACTTGGACGTTTTTACTGTTACTTGTTAAGACATTTACCAGTGGTCAAGGATTTAAGATTATGTCACAGAAAACTTGTCTCTTATTGCACCCTCTGCTGGTAGAAGCTCTGCATGACCTGTCCAGTCACACAGGCTGAACTTGCAGATACAGTTAGGTCTAtaagttttatacatttttggaCATTGACTGTTTTCTCCCCTCTGTTAATTTTGCATCTATActccaccacagtggattttaaatcaagaaaacaagatgtgattgaagtgcagatgtCCAGCTTTAGTTTAAGGGgttcaacagaagtttttattAACTGCTTAGGAATGACAATGATTTTTATACAAAGACTTCACGAGTAGTCACCAGGTGAGGCACGTTCCCTTGTTACTTAAAGACAAATTAAGTAGATAAAGGATCTGGAGTTATTTCCAAGTGTTGAACATGCATTTGGCAGCTTTTCACTGGAACTCTCGATACGATGTCCAAACAGTAGTTCATGCAAGTAAAGGAAACCATCATTAGGCTGGAAAAACAAAGTAATGCTGTCAGAGAGACAGCAAAAAATTTAGAAGTGGCTAAGTTAACAATCTGGCTCATTCTTTAAAAAGGAGGAATCCACTGGTCAGGCAACACCAAAGGGCctgaaaaaacacagacaacaacTGAAGTGGATAAAGCCGTAGCATTGTCCAGGTCCACAAGCAGGAGACAGTTTTATGAATAGAAATGTAGAGGCTTTACAATAACATGTAAACCACTCAAGAACAAGAAGGTCTGATTAGATTCATTTGTATCAGAACAATGGGAAGAGAAAGTATGGAGAAGGAAAGAACAGCTCACGAAGCATATGGCATTATCTGGTGGAGGAAATGCCAGTGGAGGCTGGTCACTGGTGTttactgatgatgtcactgctGGTAGAAGGAGCAGGACGAATTGTGAAGTGTGCAGGGttatactctctgctcagagtCAGCTAAATGTTTCAAAACTGTGCAGACAGCACTTCATAGtccaaatggataatgacccaaaacgtACTGCAAAAGCGACTCAAGAATTTCTCACGGCAAAGAAATGAGATATACTTCAATAGCCAAGTCAGTCGCCTCATGTCAACCTGATATAGCAGATTTTCAGTTATTAGTTGTGGCGAGAACCACAATGAAGCAGCAACTGGCTGCAGTAAAGGTCGAAACGCTTAAGAGAGGAAACGCAGAATTTAGTGAGGTCTCTGACTACAAAGGATTTTCATTCACTTATTAAAAACAAtacttatatttaaaatgatgtTCATTTGTCCAATTAATTTTGCGCCATTGAAAATGGATtctgtattaaaaaaacaaccaaaagaaaaacaaaaaaactcttgagttaaagctgaaagtctgcactttagtcatattttgattgtttgagttaaaaattaattaagctgatgtacagaggcaaaaaagTGTCCAAAGAAGTTTGGACCCAGCTAAATACTTACCTAACACTAGTGCTACTGATGTAATATTTCAGTGAAGACCAACTTACTACTCCAGTATAGCAAAGGTGATTTTGTTGTAGCCATCTAATAAATTAATCTCAGCAAAATGTGTGACACCAAGCAAAAACTGTCAAGGTCACTGACACAGAAATAAATGCCCTCCTTTTTCCATACAGATTTTTGGCCATATCTCGGTCTATAACTGCAGACTGTGCTCTGTTAAATTAATGAAACAACAGGGAACATAATGTTGTTGATaaactgtatgtctgtgtgtgctgtcACATTTAAAACTGTACATATACTCACATCAAAGAGGACCCCTACTTCTTGATCCGGTGAGGGGGCAAAAGACTGGTTAACATAGAtgaactgaggaaaaaaaaaaaagatttcgtTTTCACAATGGCTTTTTAAATCATGTCTATTATAAGACTTCAGAAATTAACAAGCTGGTAGAAAAATTTCATGCTTACTAGTTGTTCATTGGCATCAAGCTTGAGGAAGCGAGATATGAATTGTGAAAGAGACTGTACTGTTCTCCCCCTGTCCACTGCCcacttctttgttttcattataGGAGTGTCTCCCACTGCCTTCAACAGCACATCGActataaaaatgaagaaaacaaaactgaaagttATTCGGCAGTGTTGCAACACCGACTGGCACAGGCAAATCTCAACTTGAATTTACAGTGGAATTTCTGGAGAGGTGCAGTCACTGATGCATAGCCACTACACTATACTATACCATACCatagtggaaaaacaaaaaaatactgtaaagGCAAACCCTCATCCCAAGTAAACATCCAACTAAGCCAGTGCTGCACAGAGTTCAAAAATGTTACTGTATTATTTTCCCCCAATAGTGTTTTGGTGAAATATCAAACACTCCCCTGTGgaaattttaatttcatattgctctaggtgttgttgttttttgtgatgtGTTTAATGTGGAATGTGCATAATAACCCCCTTTAACTTCTTGTCTTCGTGTGCTTTGACATCAGCTTTTCTGaagggcagaaaaaaaaaacattgcctaAGCTTAAACATAACCTCTACTAATAATGTAAACAACATTCAACACCCAGAGGTAATTCAATTACTAAAATCTAGTTTTAAGTTACTACGacctcatttatttgtttcattAAATTTTAGGCAGGGTATTGCAAGATTGAAATTAGATGTCTGGCTACATACAGACTAAGCTGTCTCTTTACCTCATTTTAATTTACGGGGTTTCATTAAATTTCTGTTGTGGTATCTGGGCAACATAGTCCTGCAAAACTATGCAGGTTAAGTGAGTTATTAATCCCCTTTTCTTTACTCTTGAATGTTTCCAGTGCAGTAGgtctcaaaaatgaaaaatatgcatATATTTAACAGCATTATTTCCTTAgttataattaatataacatCTGCAAACTCCAAATTTTGTTCATTAGACTATCTACTCATATTTCGGGTCAATCCAGCAGGAAAGTTGAAGGAAAGtagcattttctttatttttgtgacTAAGAGAAGTTCATGTTAAAAACTATTATactctttttattttgcattatttGGAATGCAGCTATATATCATTCAAAAATAGTTGCTATGTCtcttttattacttattattattactttcatTAGCATGTTCTTACTATGGAACGTTGAACTGCTTGAATTGTTTGGTGTAAAAAAGGAAATATTCAGACCTTTTTAGATCAGTCCCAAATTACAGATCTTGACTCATTTTTATGGTAAGAGAGGCCAGTGAAAACATCTGGCTTATCTTTTATAGTTTTTCCATGTTCAAACATCGCCTAAGATTTCACAGAGAGTATCCTGGGAGTGGATTGAAAGacaatttattaaaacaaatatatcTTTACAAGTACTTGATTTATGAAGCTAATATTTTAACAGCAATGATTTGTATATATATGAAAACTTTGGAGCTTAATATTTTTAGGCAGAATTGAGACAGTTGAACagcaaatgtaaaacaaaatatgAATTGAGATGGAATGTTCTATTTTTAGTGGTATGTTCAAAGTAATCGCACATCGGGAGCTAACAGAAAAAGTTATGTTTTTAGAGGTATAATGTGATATCAATCTTTCAAAGCCTTTTAATTTCAGTAGTAGCTGCTGTTATTCCTTTTGCAGTCCAGGACTTG
This sequence is a window from Oreochromis aureus strain Israel breed Guangdong linkage group 11, ZZ_aureus, whole genome shotgun sequence. Protein-coding genes within it:
- the atg12 gene encoding ubiquitin-like protein ATG12; translation: MSDTAESPTETQKEETQPPSDDSTTNDEKKKIDVLLKAVGDTPIMKTKKWAVDRGRTVQSLSQFISRFLKLDANEQLFIYVNQSFAPSPDQEVGVLFDCFGSDGKLVLHYCKSQAWG